A stretch of the Hydrogenobacter hydrogenophilus genome encodes the following:
- a CDS encoding c-type cytochrome → MWLFLVFFLLSSCEKAKLEEKPRAEISTKELFKLRGCTYCHDTSRPLVGPAFLDVAMRYKENEKEDLVKSILEGSCGKWKGKWECMPPQRVGKEEARRMVEWILHLKTTKPPASSL, encoded by the coding sequence ATGTGGCTCTTTCTGGTGTTTTTCTTATTATCTTCCTGTGAAAAGGCTAAATTAGAAGAAAAGCCAAGAGCGGAGATAAGTACAAAAGAACTTTTTAAACTGAGAGGATGCACTTACTGCCACGATACATCAAGGCCCCTGGTAGGTCCTGCTTTTTTAGATGTAGCGATGAGGTACAAGGAGAACGAAAAGGAAGATCTTGTCAAGAGTATATTGGAAGGTTCCTGTGGTAAGTGGAAAGGTAAGTGGGAGTGTATGCCACCGCAAAGGGTAGGGAAGGAGGAAGCCCGGCGAATGGTGGAGTGGATACTTCACCTCAAAACAACAAAACCACCTGCTTCCTCGTTGTAG
- a CDS encoding nitrous oxide reductase family maturation protein NosD, producing the protein MFSLLFVCQHCEFRDIQDAINKAKEGDRVVVKGGTYKGGVVVDKKLELVGEGEPVIDGEGKKQVLTVKADGVRVEGFVIKNSGMSYSEDIAGLKVINSRDCIIKNNRLLNNFFALYLERVSGCLVEGNTVVGFAKSEGSSGNGIHAWNSEGIIIKNNYIRGHRDGIYFEFVKNSIIENNKSDYNLRYGLHFMFSNDDIYRKNYFYKNGAGVAVMYSKNIKMEENTFEKNEGQANYGLLLKDIQDSILYRNRFINNTHGVYLEGCNKTEFKENLLKNNGWAIRIYANSEENLFVKNIFIGNAFDVSTNTFSYFKNIFQENYYDKYEGYDFDNDGYGDVPYRPVSFMAVIFERYPLSLLFYGSFFAHIMDTMEKFIPVLSPQSLVDKKPLMRRPW; encoded by the coding sequence GTGTTTTCTTTGTTATTTGTCTGTCAGCACTGCGAGTTCAGGGACATACAGGATGCTATAAACAAAGCTAAGGAAGGAGACAGAGTGGTCGTAAAAGGGGGGACATACAAAGGTGGAGTTGTTGTAGACAAAAAGCTTGAGCTTGTAGGTGAGGGTGAACCTGTAATAGATGGAGAAGGTAAGAAGCAAGTCCTAACGGTAAAGGCTGATGGGGTGAGGGTGGAGGGTTTTGTCATAAAAAACTCGGGCATGTCCTACAGCGAGGACATAGCAGGTCTTAAAGTGATAAACTCAAGAGACTGCATCATAAAGAATAACAGGTTGTTAAATAACTTTTTTGCTCTGTACCTTGAGAGGGTAAGTGGGTGCCTTGTAGAAGGAAATACTGTGGTTGGCTTTGCCAAAAGCGAGGGTTCCTCAGGCAACGGCATACATGCTTGGAACTCAGAAGGGATCATTATAAAGAACAATTATATTAGGGGGCACAGAGATGGCATATACTTTGAGTTTGTAAAAAATAGTATTATAGAGAATAATAAGAGCGATTATAATCTTCGCTACGGTCTTCACTTTATGTTTTCCAACGATGATATTTACAGAAAGAACTACTTCTATAAAAATGGTGCTGGCGTTGCGGTCATGTATTCCAAAAACATCAAGATGGAAGAGAACACTTTTGAAAAGAACGAGGGACAGGCAAACTACGGGCTTTTGCTGAAAGACATACAGGACAGCATACTTTACAGAAACAGATTTATCAACAACACTCATGGTGTTTACCTTGAAGGTTGCAACAAGACTGAGTTTAAGGAGAACTTACTTAAAAACAACGGTTGGGCTATAAGGATATATGCTAATAGTGAAGAAAATCTCTTTGTGAAGAACATCTTTATTGGTAACGCTTTTGATGTGTCTACAAATACCTTTTCTTATTTCAAAAACATCTTTCAGGAGAACTATTACGACAAGTATGAAGGTTATGATTTTGACAATGATGGCTATGGTGATGTACCTTACAGACCTGTATCCTTTATGGCTGTGATCTTTGAAAGATATCCCCTCTCTCTTCTCTTTTATGGAAGTTTTTTTGCCCATATAATGGACACCATGGAGAAGTTTATACCTGTTCTTAGTCCTCAATCCCTCGTTGATAAAAAACCCTTGATGAGGAGACCGTGGTAA
- a CDS encoding NosY protein: MFAKLIKYVSYDLLKSRWVFATFLFYALTVYILLEFGRSAEKVVVSYGNISYLSLSLFSLLLSTAYLYNNRNFLEFLLSQPVRRSTLFMSISVSLSLSLGLSYLLGSIVPFYYLMGYNLSFFKCVLLNLSIVPLFVNLGLFSALFVEDRIRGLGFSIFLWLFLCLFYDALLLYMVVLLSDYPVYKLFIGLTIMNPLDLLRLTLLMDAGLYELMGFVGKWLARYLKDFYFLPILLSIFYTLLLFIVNLFIFKRRDF, translated from the coding sequence TTGTTTGCTAAGCTAATAAAGTATGTTTCCTACGACCTTTTAAAGAGCAGGTGGGTATTTGCCACCTTCCTTTTTTATGCTCTGACCGTTTACATCTTGCTTGAGTTTGGAAGAAGTGCGGAGAAGGTGGTAGTCAGCTATGGAAACATATCTTACCTTTCACTATCCTTGTTTTCCTTACTTCTCTCCACCGCATACCTTTATAACAATAGAAACTTTCTTGAGTTCCTTCTTTCCCAACCTGTCAGAAGGTCTACTCTTTTTATGTCAATAAGTGTGAGCCTTAGCCTATCTCTTGGCCTTAGCTACCTTCTTGGTTCTATTGTACCTTTTTACTACCTAATGGGCTACAATTTGAGCTTTTTTAAATGTGTGCTTTTGAACCTTTCTATTGTTCCTCTCTTTGTAAACTTGGGACTTTTTTCAGCGCTGTTTGTAGAGGACAGAATAAGAGGGCTTGGTTTCTCTATTTTTCTGTGGCTTTTCCTATGCTTGTTTTACGACGCTCTGCTCCTTTACATGGTTGTACTTCTCTCTGATTACCCAGTGTATAAGCTTTTTATAGGTCTAACCATCATGAATCCTTTGGACCTTCTTAGACTCACTCTGCTTATGGATGCGGGACTTTATGAGCTTATGGGTTTTGTAGGAAAGTGGCTGGCAAGGTATCTAAAGGACTTTTATTTTTTGCCTATTCTGTTATCCATCTTTTATACTTTGCTCCTTTTTATAGTGAACCTCTTTATCTTCAAAAGGAGGGATTTTTGA
- a CDS encoding nitrous oxide reductase accessory protein NosL yields MIALLRVLWAFSALFLFSCAPEKPQPIKLGEDVCEYCKMVIADKRFAAEVITKKGKIYKFDAIECMVGYYNENEENIKKAYVVNFNAPDEFLPADEAYYVRSPQIRSPMGMNISAYRSREDAQKAIMGKQGEILEWQTLRELIKKEYGVSH; encoded by the coding sequence ATGATAGCCCTACTCCGAGTGCTATGGGCTTTCTCCGCCCTTTTTCTTTTTTCCTGCGCTCCCGAAAAGCCTCAACCTATAAAGTTAGGGGAAGATGTTTGTGAGTATTGTAAGATGGTCATAGCGGACAAGCGCTTTGCAGCGGAAGTTATAACAAAGAAGGGTAAAATCTACAAGTTTGACGCCATAGAGTGTATGGTAGGATATTACAACGAGAACGAAGAGAATATTAAGAAAGCTTATGTGGTAAACTTCAATGCTCCCGATGAGTTTTTACCAGCAGATGAGGCATACTATGTGAGAAGTCCGCAGATAAGGAGTCCTATGGGTATGAATATCTCTGCGTATAGAAGTAGGGAAGATGCGCAAAAAGCCATCATGGGTAAGCAAGGAGAGATTCTTGAATGGCAAACCCTCAGAGAACTTATAAAAAAGGAATACGGAGTTTCCCACTAA
- a CDS encoding ABC transporter ATP-binding protein: MVKFESVFKSFGKKKLFQNLHLELKEGKTTAILGPNGSGKTTLMKMVLGLVIPDRGKVTVGGEDVQKSAGYRKLIGYMPQIPEFPENLTVKDIISMVEDVRKEKAIRTDELLDLLNLERELNKKFSSLSGGTKQKVGALIALAFDAPLLILDEPLVGLDPISAYRLKGFILEEKRKGKTVLYISHIMGEVEELADMVVFLTEGQISFDGSVEKLKEETGKERLEEAVFCLLS, translated from the coding sequence GTGGTAAAGTTTGAAAGCGTATTTAAATCCTTCGGCAAAAAAAAGCTCTTTCAAAACCTCCATCTTGAGTTGAAGGAAGGCAAAACAACAGCTATTCTTGGACCCAACGGTTCGGGTAAGACCACTTTAATGAAGATGGTCCTTGGCTTGGTAATACCAGACAGAGGAAAGGTCACGGTAGGAGGAGAAGATGTCCAAAAGAGTGCAGGATACAGAAAATTAATTGGCTACATGCCTCAGATACCAGAATTCCCAGAAAACTTGACGGTGAAAGATATAATTTCCATGGTAGAAGATGTGAGAAAAGAAAAAGCGATCAGGACTGACGAGCTACTGGATCTGCTCAATCTTGAGAGGGAGCTAAACAAAAAATTTTCAAGTCTTTCTGGTGGCACAAAGCAAAAGGTGGGAGCGCTTATAGCCCTTGCCTTTGATGCACCCTTACTTATACTGGACGAACCGCTTGTAGGACTTGACCCTATTTCTGCTTACAGACTGAAGGGTTTTATTCTTGAGGAGAAAAGGAAGGGAAAAACCGTGCTTTACATATCCCACATAATGGGTGAAGTGGAAGAGTTAGCAGACATGGTGGTATTCCTTACAGAGGGTCAGATAAGCTTTGACGGTAGTGTTGAGAAGTTAAAAGAAGAAACGGGAAAAGAAAGGTTAGAGGAGGCCGTATTTTGTTTGCTAAGCTAA